A window of Neorhizobium galegae bv. orientalis str. HAMBI 540 genomic DNA:
ATCGCCATTCGTCGCTGCAGCGCAGCAGACAAAGGTCATGTCGTTGATCTGGTTATGGATAATTTTTGCTCAGCGACCGAGCAATTGCTCTGCAGTCGCTTCATCGGTGATCACACCGTTGATGATATTGCCCTTGAGCGCGGCGGAAATCGCCTGGAATTTCTTGCGCCCCAGCGCCAGTCCGATGACGGAGGAGGTCTCCCGCGAAGGGATCGGTACACTGGCGACGCGGTCGTTGATGGAATTGGCGAGAAGCTTGCCCTGGTTGTCATACACCCAGCCGCAGATCTCGCCGGCAGCGCCTTCCCGGACGAGTTTCTGCATTTCCTCCTTGGCCAGGAAGCCGTCGACGCAGAGCGGGCCATCCGGCCCGAGTTCGCCGATGCCGACGAAGGTAACATCCGCCTGCGCGCCGAGCTCGAGCGTCGAGCGCACTAGCGCCTGGTCGTGCAGGGTTTCGCGCTCTTCGGCCGAGGAACAGAGAACCGGCAGCGGCATAGGAAAATGCCGCGCCTTGATTGCGTCCGCCATCGAGAAGATGACGTTATAGAAGGCGGCCGATCCGTCCGGCCCGATATTGCCGGTCAGCGACACGATCCGGTGCTGCGGACATTCCATCGGCGGCAGCTGATCGACGGCGGCTTTCAGCGTGCGGCCCGTGCCGACCGCGATGACGATCGGGTCCGGCCGCTTCAGCCAGCGCTCGATTTCGGCCGCCCCGGCTTCGGCAATCCCGACTGTGCTGGAACTCCCTGCCGGATCGCTCGGCACCACTTCGACATGTTTGAGATCGTATTTCTTGCGCAACGCCTCGGCGAGTTCCAGGCAGGCGGCGATCGGATGGTCGAGGCGCACCTTGATCAGCCGTTCGGCAACCGCGAGCGACACTAGCCGCTGCGCCGATTGCCGCGAAATGCTCATGGCCGCGGCGATCTCGTCCTGGGTCCGCCCCGCGACGTAATAGAGCCAGCCGGCCCGCGCCGCATCGTCGAGCCGCCCTTGCGTATCAGACCGTTTTGCCATGGCAGAAATTCTCCTCCACCTGTTGCTGCCATGGTTTCGGATGGTCTGTCAAACGGCCGGAAGAACCACATGGTAGGTATTAGGAGAGGAATTGTTGCATCATCAAAATCCATAGCGGCCGCATTGCGCCTGCATCGTCGCCGCGTCTACCCACGGGTGACCGTTGCGCTGCCTTTGAGCCCGCTGAGAAATGATATAGGCTGAAGAAGAATGGTAATAGCCGGGAACTCGTGCATGAACCGGATGGAAGCGCTGATCGAACGTCGAGCGGAAACGCGACATAAAACCGCGTCGGCTCGTGCTGAACGCATACTTGAAGATGCCCGCAAGCACGGTGTCGAGATGCGCATCATCGGCTCCTTGGCGAAGCGCAGTTTTCATTTACATTCTGATGTCGACCTCCTGGTGAGCGGCCCGGTCGACCCTGCGCGCAGACTTTTT
This region includes:
- a CDS encoding sugar-binding transcriptional regulator, which codes for MAKRSDTQGRLDDAARAGWLYYVAGRTQDEIAAAMSISRQSAQRLVSLAVAERLIKVRLDHPIAACLELAEALRKKYDLKHVEVVPSDPAGSSSTVGIAEAGAAEIERWLKRPDPIVIAVGTGRTLKAAVDQLPPMECPQHRIVSLTGNIGPDGSAAFYNVIFSMADAIKARHFPMPLPVLCSSAEERETLHDQALVRSTLELGAQADVTFVGIGELGPDGPLCVDGFLAKEEMQKLVREGAAGEICGWVYDNQGKLLANSINDRVASVPIPSRETSSVIGLALGRKKFQAISAALKGNIINGVITDEATAEQLLGR
- a CDS encoding nucleotidyltransferase domain-containing protein, which encodes MNRMEALIERRAETRHKTASARAERILEDARKHGVEMRIIGSLAKRSFHLHSDVDLLVSGPVDPARRLFIERLVAGHMRGTDIPYDLIFEADMTAGRVQELLDGCV